In one Pseudanabaenaceae cyanobacterium SKYG29 genomic region, the following are encoded:
- a CDS encoding serine/threonine protein kinase: MDTVLAEQLATKHYQIITELGRGTTGTTYRGQNQDQDTDVAIKVVSLRGVRDWKVIELFEREAKVLASLDHPHIPKYVDYFTIDTDTDIYFCLVQQLASGKSLDKFYDEGWQPEEEEITEIAKQVMEALVYLHSLSPPVIHRDIKPQNIIYDPEHGRAFLIDFGSVQDVYRNTFSYGLTLVGTLGFTAPEQYLGQVSFASDLYSLAATLVYLITGINPADLPQKRMVVDWRRLAKVNISPKLGQWLDELLQPIPEHRPVSTKRAFTSLTGTNLPEITEPEVAVTNDQKSKACRVEKRINTTLKARFAQIKEIEVYTNTKSGELEIIAKGTAERSSFLPPPTSIGDIFVSVVLSVIVGFYVVQGFFVFLLGFTPFIDFVYYLLPVYLVYRVWLFLINLFYFGSEKLKKIDTLYLSLEGTHLKLFYPIHSSFLWLVFFESQRKQFTVDVSKVSAIFPCRPTVKGDRRHPKLKYGLRAYEGAKVVDLFDNHSGMTKELAHLVAEEVNSFLGLEYE; encoded by the coding sequence ATGGACACAGTTTTAGCAGAGCAACTAGCCACAAAACACTATCAAATTATCACCGAGCTAGGCAGAGGTACTACTGGCACAACGTACCGGGGTCAAAACCAAGATCAAGATACTGATGTTGCCATCAAGGTAGTTTCATTACGAGGGGTTAGAGATTGGAAAGTTATAGAATTATTTGAGCGGGAAGCTAAAGTCCTAGCATCTCTTGATCACCCCCACATACCCAAGTATGTTGACTACTTCACGATCGATACAGATACAGACATTTATTTCTGTCTGGTGCAGCAGCTAGCTAGTGGTAAGTCTCTAGATAAATTTTATGATGAGGGTTGGCAGCCTGAAGAGGAAGAAATTACAGAAATCGCCAAGCAAGTGATGGAAGCTTTGGTTTATTTACACAGTCTCAGTCCCCCTGTAATTCATCGAGATATAAAGCCGCAAAATATTATCTATGACCCAGAACATGGGCGAGCATTCCTCATAGACTTTGGTTCAGTGCAGGATGTGTATCGCAATACATTTAGTTATGGGCTAACTCTGGTAGGGACTCTAGGTTTTACTGCACCAGAACAGTACCTTGGACAGGTGAGCTTTGCTAGTGATCTTTACAGTTTGGCAGCTACACTTGTGTATTTAATAACAGGAATTAACCCAGCAGACCTACCCCAGAAACGCATGGTGGTGGACTGGCGTAGATTGGCTAAGGTGAACATTTCTCCTAAGTTGGGGCAGTGGTTGGACGAACTATTACAGCCTATCCCTGAACACAGACCAGTGAGTACAAAGCGAGCTTTTACCAGTCTAACAGGTACTAACCTACCAGAAATAACCGAACCTGAAGTTGCCGTAACCAATGACCAAAAATCGAAAGCGTGCAGAGTTGAGAAAAGAATAAATACTACTCTTAAGGCAAGGTTTGCTCAGATAAAAGAAATAGAAGTATACACTAATACAAAATCAGGGGAACTGGAAATTATAGCAAAGGGAACTGCGGAACGTAGCTCCTTCCTTCCCCCGCCAACATCAATAGGTGATATTTTTGTATCTGTAGTTTTAAGTGTGATAGTCGGATTTTATGTAGTCCAGGGTTTCTTTGTCTTCCTTCTGGGGTTTACACCATTCATTGATTTTGTGTACTATTTGTTACCTGTGTATCTTGTATATCGGGTCTGGCTATTTCTTATTAACCTCTTCTACTTTGGTTCAGAAAAACTAAAGAAGATAGATACACTATATCTCAGCCTAGAGGGTACACATCTAAAATTGTTTTATCCAATACACTCTAGTTTTCTCTGGTTAGTATTTTTCGAGTCTCAGCGGAAACAGTTTACTGTAGATGTCAGCAAAGTTAGTGCTATATTCCCCTGTCGACCAACAGTTAAAGGTGATAGACGTCACCCCAAACTAAAATATGGACTGCGGGCTTATGAGGGTGCAAAAGTGGTTGATTTGTTCGATAATCACTCCGGTATGACTAAGGAGCTAGCCCACCTAGTAGCAGAGGAAGTAAATTCTTTCTTGGGGTTAGAATATGAATAA
- a CDS encoding serine/threonine protein kinase has protein sequence MTTEGTLLRQRYEIQGLLGEGGFGKTYEGLDRATNSPVAIKTISFAQMQDWKALDFFQREVEALSKLDHPGIPKYIDSFYEDTETDRVFYLVRELAVGESLEKLIKRGWRATEAEIRHIIRELLKIMIYLHELNPPVIHRDIKPSNIIYQPDSRKVFLIDFGSVFQATASGIGTFVGTYGYIAPEQMRGEVSPQSDIYSVAMTLAFLLTGREPSELPRKELKLDLRSSRVNASPQLLEWLDRANEPIPEDRFASARVALYDLRSRLSKLLPSDLAVPAGSSIKVKHENNRLEISLPYLFIPTKNLINLVLYFTLVFPLYLTVCGLVYLILLFILLFITLLFIVDGLYSLINIFWTILTDAKNLWAELRALVQAIPKPIKLVLQDRLKTIRANAQRGFRTIIIDNGYLEIKSNSKSTIVRGKLKTFSLSKETAEHPLDYYSVSISSQNGEVLSISRKLDRDGSVHFQSLRGTIFLSPPELHFIYSTLSRFLVTKHIVVDKLWTQF, from the coding sequence ATGACAACCGAAGGTACCTTGCTAAGGCAGAGGTATGAAATCCAAGGTTTGCTGGGAGAGGGAGGGTTTGGTAAAACCTACGAGGGTCTCGATCGTGCTACAAACAGCCCCGTAGCCATCAAAACTATCTCCTTTGCTCAGATGCAAGACTGGAAAGCTCTGGATTTCTTTCAGCGGGAAGTAGAAGCTTTAAGCAAGTTAGACCACCCTGGCATCCCCAAATATATTGACTCTTTTTATGAAGATACGGAAACCGATCGGGTCTTTTACTTGGTGCGGGAGTTGGCAGTAGGGGAATCCTTGGAGAAATTAATCAAACGAGGCTGGCGGGCAACAGAGGCAGAAATTAGACACATTATCAGAGAACTACTAAAAATAATGATTTATCTGCACGAACTAAACCCTCCTGTTATCCACCGAGACATCAAACCTTCTAACATTATTTATCAGCCTGACAGCAGGAAAGTATTTTTAATTGATTTCGGCTCCGTGTTTCAGGCAACGGCTAGTGGTATCGGCACATTTGTTGGTACATACGGCTATATTGCTCCCGAACAGATGCGGGGGGAAGTCAGTCCCCAGTCCGATATTTACAGTGTGGCTATGACCCTAGCTTTCCTACTGACAGGTAGAGAACCCAGCGAACTACCACGCAAAGAATTAAAATTGGATTTACGATCGTCACGGGTCAACGCTTCTCCTCAGTTACTAGAGTGGCTCGATCGGGCAAACGAACCCATCCCTGAAGATAGATTTGCTTCTGCCAGGGTTGCCCTATATGACTTGAGAAGCAGGCTATCTAAATTACTGCCTAGTGACCTAGCTGTACCCGCAGGTTCCAGTATAAAAGTAAAGCATGAGAACAATCGGTTGGAAATCTCCCTACCATATCTATTCATACCGACAAAAAATTTAATAAATCTCGTTTTATATTTTACTTTAGTTTTTCCCCTCTACCTCACAGTCTGTGGGTTAGTATACCTTATTCTGTTATTTATTCTGTTATTTATTACTCTACTCTTTATTGTAGATGGTTTGTATAGTTTGATTAACATTTTTTGGACTATTTTGACTGATGCCAAGAATCTATGGGCAGAGCTACGGGCACTAGTTCAAGCTATACCTAAACCAATTAAGTTAGTCCTGCAGGATAGGTTGAAGACCATACGAGCGAATGCTCAGAGAGGTTTCAGAACTATCATAATTGACAATGGTTACCTAGAAATAAAAAGTAATTCTAAATCAACTATTGTTCGCGGTAAATTGAAGACATTCTCTCTATCGAAGGAGACTGCTGAGCACCCCCTTGACTACTACTCTGTCAGCATATCCAGTCAGAACGGTGAAGTATTGAGCATATCCAGGAAGTTAGATCGAGATGGGTCTGTGCATTTCCAATCACTACGCGGAACTATATTTCTAAGCCCTCCTGAGTTACACTTTATTTACAGTACACTATCTCGTTTCCTAGTTACTAAACACATTGTAGTTGACAAACTATGGACACAGTTTTAG
- a CDS encoding TIGR00300 family protein: MTIRYLMCAPEFYDVDYVINPWMEGNIHRSNQTKAKEQWQALYEILKELATIDLVAPRPGLPDMVFTANAGLVLGNKVVVSRFFHKERQGEEPYFKEWFVAQGFETFELPQDLPFEGAGDALLDREGRWLWAGYGFRSELDSHPLIAQWLDIEVLSLHLVDSRFYHLDTCFCPLTGGYLLYYPDAFDTYSNRLIEMRVPASKRIAISEPDAVNFACNAVNVGQTIILNKASDSLKQRLAAEGFTVVETPLTEFLKAGGAAKCLTLRITEPVMPAPQEVSHVESTVIQMQGHLLDTGLINRALDLVVDAGGSFQVLEFKLGVQKQSTSEAKIRVSAPDGEILKTILNQLIEIGAILPTETDRDAHLVAVDQAGVAPDDFYVTTIYPTEVKVKGEWIRATRQRMDACVVVDPQAKTAVCKLIRDLQVGDLVVVGVDGIRTAHRPEVREKASREFSFMGSGVSSERRVELVVEQIAWELRQIRDRGGKTVVTAGPVVVHTGGAPHLAYLIREGFVHALLGGNAIAVHDMEQAIMGTSLGVDLQRGVSVSGGHRHHLKVINLIRRYGGIRQAVEAGILTSGIMYECIKNNVPFSLAGSIRDDGPLPDTEMDLIKAQKHYSELIQGADLILMLSSMLHSIGVGNMTPAGVKLVCVDINPAVVTKLADRGSLESVGVVTDVGLFLSLLVQQLQKLGSAVLGS; this comes from the coding sequence ATGACGATCCGCTACTTGATGTGTGCTCCTGAATTCTACGACGTGGACTATGTGATTAACCCCTGGATGGAAGGCAATATCCACCGATCGAATCAAACCAAGGCTAAGGAGCAATGGCAAGCACTATATGAAATTCTCAAGGAGTTAGCCACGATCGATTTGGTTGCGCCCCGGCCGGGTTTACCGGATATGGTGTTTACAGCAAATGCGGGGTTGGTGTTAGGGAATAAGGTAGTAGTTAGTCGCTTTTTCCACAAAGAAAGGCAGGGAGAGGAACCCTATTTTAAGGAGTGGTTTGTCGCCCAGGGATTTGAGACCTTTGAATTGCCCCAGGATTTGCCCTTTGAGGGTGCAGGGGATGCCTTACTCGATCGGGAGGGGCGCTGGCTTTGGGCTGGCTATGGATTTCGCTCGGAGTTGGACTCCCATCCTCTAATTGCCCAGTGGTTAGATATTGAGGTGTTGTCTCTGCATCTGGTAGATAGTCGCTTTTACCACTTAGACACTTGTTTCTGTCCGTTGACGGGGGGCTATCTCCTCTACTATCCCGATGCCTTTGACACTTACTCTAACCGCTTGATTGAAATGCGCGTACCCGCCAGTAAACGGATTGCTATTAGTGAGCCGGATGCAGTCAATTTTGCTTGCAATGCTGTCAATGTTGGGCAAACTATTATTCTCAACAAGGCTAGTGACAGTCTCAAACAACGCTTAGCGGCAGAGGGATTTACAGTTGTTGAAACACCACTGACAGAATTTTTGAAAGCAGGGGGAGCTGCTAAGTGTTTGACCCTCAGAATTACAGAGCCAGTTATGCCTGCCCCCCAGGAAGTCAGCCATGTGGAATCGACTGTGATTCAAATGCAGGGTCATTTGTTGGATACGGGATTGATCAATCGAGCCTTGGATTTAGTAGTAGATGCTGGGGGTAGTTTTCAAGTCCTGGAATTTAAGTTAGGGGTGCAAAAGCAAAGTACTTCAGAAGCAAAAATCCGTGTCTCCGCCCCAGACGGGGAAATCCTCAAAACTATCCTCAACCAGTTGATTGAAATTGGCGCGATTCTGCCAACGGAGACCGATCGGGATGCCCATTTAGTGGCTGTTGATCAAGCGGGAGTGGCACCTGATGATTTCTACGTCACGACGATCTACCCTACGGAAGTAAAAGTTAAGGGTGAGTGGATTAGGGCAACCCGCCAGCGGATGGATGCCTGTGTAGTAGTTGATCCGCAAGCAAAAACAGCAGTGTGTAAGTTGATTAGAGACCTGCAAGTGGGGGATTTAGTGGTTGTTGGGGTAGACGGAATTCGCACTGCCCATCGCCCGGAGGTGCGGGAGAAAGCCAGCAGAGAGTTTTCCTTCATGGGGTCGGGGGTCTCCAGTGAACGCCGAGTAGAGTTGGTAGTGGAACAAATTGCCTGGGAGTTGCGGCAAATTCGCGATCGGGGCGGTAAAACGGTGGTTACAGCGGGACCAGTGGTTGTGCATACCGGCGGTGCTCCCCACTTGGCGTATTTAATTCGGGAGGGGTTTGTCCATGCCCTCTTGGGCGGCAATGCCATTGCTGTTCATGATATGGAACAAGCGATTATGGGAACTTCCCTAGGGGTTGATTTGCAACGGGGAGTCAGCGTCAGTGGTGGTCACCGCCATCACCTCAAGGTCATCAATCTTATTCGCCGCTATGGGGGCATCAGACAAGCAGTAGAGGCAGGCATTCTCACTTCCGGCATTATGTACGAGTGCATCAAAAATAATGTGCCTTTCTCCTTAGCTGGTTCCATTCGCGATGACGGTCCCCTACCGGATACGGAGATGGACTTGATCAAAGCCCAAAAACACTACAGCGAACTAATCCAGGGCGCGGATTTAATCCTCATGCTCTCCTCTATGCTCCACTCCATCGGCGTAGGTAACATGACACCGGCGGGAGTAAAACTGGTCTGCGTAGACATCAATCCTGCCGTAGTCACTAAATTGGCTGACCGCGGCTCCCTGGAGTCGGTGGGTGTGGTGACGGATGTGGGGTTATTTTTGAGCCTCTTGGTGCAACAGTTACAGAAACTGGGTAGTGCGGTTTTGGGCAGTTAG
- a CDS encoding TldD/PmbA family protein — translation MSPSQLLEYALKGGAQAAEVYCYDSHSAPVYFEANQLKQLEFIDATGVALRLWRQGKPGLAVAYGVYDPQDLVDRAFALSDLNAPEEVCLNSAYEGDYLATWGEPVTTEPLIEQGKTAIAQVRALHPEVICSGQWECSTVTMRLLNSQGLDISFTDTSVEAFLSGELVRGDDFLQVYVARSGVKLFAFNDLVDRLGQYIKWAEQNVAAPQGNVPVILTPKVAELLWSVVSLAMSAKQVEQQSTPWLEKRGSQVVSPAITWQQLPQFDQFYLPFDDEGTPTQTFTWIDRGVLQDFYTDRKLAAQLQLIPRGNGYRALGSPPTPGLFNVIVAAGEKSLQELVSTIDCGLLVDQVLGGGAGISGDFSVNVDLGYRIDKGEIVGRVKDTMIAGNVYSVLQNVILGNDREWQGNLYTPSVLVELAVSTRS, via the coding sequence ATGTCCCCCTCTCAACTCCTGGAATATGCTCTTAAGGGTGGTGCGCAAGCGGCGGAGGTTTATTGCTATGACTCGCACAGCGCGCCTGTTTATTTTGAGGCAAATCAGTTAAAGCAGCTAGAATTTATCGATGCCACGGGGGTAGCGTTACGCCTATGGCGGCAGGGAAAACCGGGCTTAGCGGTGGCTTACGGGGTCTATGATCCCCAGGATTTGGTCGATCGTGCCTTTGCTCTTAGTGACCTCAATGCCCCTGAGGAAGTCTGTCTCAACTCTGCCTACGAGGGGGATTATCTAGCGACTTGGGGGGAACCTGTTACCACGGAACCGTTGATAGAGCAGGGAAAAACGGCGATTGCCCAGGTGCGTGCCCTCCATCCTGAAGTGATCTGCAGTGGGCAGTGGGAATGTAGCACGGTGACAATGCGCCTACTGAACAGTCAGGGCTTGGATATTAGTTTCACTGATACCAGTGTGGAAGCCTTTCTCAGTGGGGAGTTGGTGCGGGGGGATGACTTTTTACAGGTCTATGTTGCCCGCTCGGGGGTCAAGCTGTTTGCCTTTAATGATTTAGTCGATCGGTTAGGGCAATACATCAAATGGGCGGAACAGAATGTAGCAGCTCCCCAGGGAAATGTACCTGTGATTTTGACACCCAAGGTTGCGGAATTACTCTGGTCGGTGGTATCCCTGGCAATGAGCGCCAAACAGGTGGAACAACAATCTACACCTTGGTTAGAAAAGCGGGGCAGTCAGGTTGTTTCTCCGGCAATCACTTGGCAGCAGTTACCCCAGTTTGATCAGTTTTACTTGCCCTTTGATGATGAGGGGACACCCACCCAAACTTTTACCTGGATTGACCGTGGGGTCTTGCAGGATTTTTACACCGATCGGAAACTCGCGGCGCAGCTACAGCTCATCCCCAGGGGCAACGGTTATCGAGCTTTGGGTTCTCCCCCTACACCGGGATTGTTCAACGTGATTGTGGCAGCGGGAGAAAAAAGTTTACAGGAGTTAGTGAGCACAATCGACTGTGGTCTATTAGTCGACCAGGTGTTAGGAGGCGGTGCAGGCATCAGTGGGGATTTTTCTGTTAACGTGGACTTAGGCTATCGCATCGACAAAGGAGAAATAGTAGGTAGAGTCAAGGATACGATGATAGCAGGCAATGTTTATTCTGTTTTACAGAATGTCATTCTAGGGAACGATCGGGAATGGCAGGGCAATCTCTATACCCCTTCGGTGCTGGTGGAATTAGCAGTGAGTACCCGGTCGTGA
- the rfaE2 gene encoding D-glycero-beta-D-manno-heptose 1-phosphate adenylyltransferase, with translation MIEALQQDINNHPDRWRPLVLTNGCFDILHAGHVRYLTQARALGRALVVGLNSDHSVRQLKGNTRPIVPQAQRAEVLLGLKAVDAVVIFEELTADRLITALRPDIYVKGGDYTPDTLPEAPTVAATGGKIVIIPIEIQTSTSHILRRILTMI, from the coding sequence GTGATTGAGGCTTTACAACAAGACATCAACAACCACCCCGACAGATGGCGACCATTAGTATTGACCAATGGCTGTTTTGATATTCTACACGCTGGTCATGTACGCTATCTCACCCAAGCCCGTGCCCTAGGTCGCGCTCTAGTTGTTGGTCTCAACAGTGATCATTCTGTCAGACAACTAAAAGGAAATACTAGACCGATCGTACCCCAAGCACAACGGGCAGAAGTCCTACTAGGGTTGAAAGCCGTCGATGCAGTGGTAATTTTTGAGGAACTGACTGCCGATCGGTTGATTACTGCCCTCCGCCCCGATATTTATGTCAAAGGCGGTGACTACACTCCTGATACCCTTCCCGAAGCCCCCACTGTAGCAGCCACAGGCGGTAAAATAGTAATAATACCGATCGAAATACAGACTTCCACTAGCCACATCTTGCGACGGATTTTGACTATGATATAG
- a CDS encoding dicarboxylate/amino acid:cation symporter — MDLSILILVSLVAGIVFGGAVHEFFPLWIYPLDHYLLTPLGQIFLRLIQFVVVPIVFCSLLIGLTRIKDAQQVGRYLIKLFSSYLASSVIAISLGLVIVLVTHPGTGVVGLQGEETATATASTNLLDWLISLVPTNPFQALSESNLLQVIICGGLVAIGIQKSGGKANSFVALVESIYAISENILAVILYLAPLGVFGLIGSIIANQGVHILLQLFSYMAVVVLAIGSMFSFYLVVLFLIQRPPISFLQKFFPSLSLAFATASSNAALPIALNDAANFNLPPEIANFAIPLGTALKRDGMAVGQIVNALFIAQLYQIPVDTTLLVSVALSTLLVSFSTAGVPGAGIVMMTTIFSAAGLPLEGVALLAGVDRLMDSFHTILNLQGNLVNAIFLDWWENRQVQPAIPSTEQQ, encoded by the coding sequence TTGGATTTATCTATTTTAATTTTGGTATCTCTGGTGGCAGGGATTGTATTCGGCGGGGCAGTGCATGAGTTTTTCCCTCTGTGGATATATCCCCTCGATCATTACTTACTGACTCCCCTGGGACAAATATTTCTGAGACTGATTCAGTTTGTTGTTGTCCCGATCGTTTTCTGCTCTCTTTTGATTGGTCTCACTCGTATTAAGGATGCCCAGCAGGTAGGTCGCTATTTAATCAAGTTATTTTCTAGCTATCTGGCAAGCAGTGTTATTGCTATCAGTTTGGGATTAGTGATTGTACTTGTTACCCATCCTGGCACAGGTGTAGTGGGCTTACAGGGGGAAGAAACTGCCACTGCTACTGCTAGTACCAATTTACTAGACTGGCTGATTAGTCTAGTGCCTACAAATCCCTTCCAAGCCCTCAGTGAAAGTAACTTATTGCAGGTGATCATCTGTGGGGGACTAGTAGCGATCGGGATTCAGAAAAGCGGAGGAAAGGCTAATAGTTTTGTTGCCCTAGTAGAAAGTATCTATGCCATTAGCGAAAACATTCTTGCCGTTATTTTGTACCTTGCTCCCTTGGGTGTATTTGGCCTGATTGGTTCCATTATTGCTAACCAGGGTGTCCATATTCTATTACAGTTATTTAGCTATATGGCAGTGGTGGTACTGGCAATTGGGTCTATGTTTAGCTTCTACTTAGTTGTCCTGTTCTTGATTCAACGTCCACCGATTTCTTTCCTGCAAAAATTCTTCCCTAGCCTGTCTCTTGCCTTTGCCACTGCCAGCTCTAATGCTGCTTTACCCATCGCTCTTAACGATGCTGCAAACTTTAATCTCCCCCCCGAAATTGCTAATTTTGCTATTCCTTTGGGCACAGCCCTCAAACGGGATGGTATGGCAGTTGGTCAGATAGTCAACGCTCTGTTTATTGCTCAGCTCTATCAAATTCCTGTCGATACTACTCTCCTAGTCAGTGTTGCTCTAAGTACTCTTTTAGTATCTTTCAGTACTGCGGGTGTGCCAGGGGCAGGGATTGTTATGATGACTACTATTTTTAGTGCTGCGGGATTGCCATTGGAAGGAGTAGCTCTGTTAGCAGGAGTCGATCGATTGATGGATAGTTTCCACACTATTTTGAATTTGCAAGGTAATTTAGTCAATGCCATATTCCTGGACTGGTGGGAAAATAGACAAGTGCAACCTGCGATTCCCAGTACAGAACAGCAATAA
- a CDS encoding Uma2 family endonuclease — MHPTITEAEIFYPCEDEESLAETREHLLAIVHILSVLSLYLKGRAIVFSHQFFYPVKGNPDTRVTPDIMVVFGIPEKEYPNYKLWEGNKPSLVLEVTSESTIQRDWGIKREIYSEVGIDEYWLFDPYGEWIPQQLQGYRLNQGGAYQPIVDNISTVLQLRLVVEGHFVHFYRLDNNQKLLTMEELQLALEQYKAQADAATRRARRLEEILRQLGYRDVIDE, encoded by the coding sequence ATGCATCCTACAATAACAGAAGCGGAAATTTTTTACCCTTGTGAGGACGAGGAGTCATTGGCGGAAACACGAGAACATCTACTCGCTATTGTGCACATCTTGTCTGTGCTGTCTCTTTATCTCAAAGGTAGAGCAATTGTCTTCTCCCATCAGTTTTTCTATCCAGTTAAAGGCAATCCTGATACGCGGGTAACACCAGACATCATGGTTGTTTTCGGTATTCCTGAAAAAGAGTATCCCAACTACAAACTATGGGAAGGGAACAAACCATCGCTGGTGTTGGAAGTCACCTCAGAAAGTACGATACAGCGGGATTGGGGCATCAAGAGGGAGATATATAGTGAGGTGGGCATAGATGAGTATTGGTTGTTTGACCCTTACGGTGAGTGGATTCCCCAACAGTTACAAGGGTATCGGTTAAATCAAGGGGGAGCCTATCAGCCGATCGTGGACAACATCAGCACAGTCTTGCAACTGCGCCTGGTGGTAGAGGGTCATTTCGTGCACTTCTACAGATTGGACAACAACCAGAAATTACTGACAATGGAAGAACTACAGTTAGCTCTTGAGCAATACAAAGCGCAGGCAGATGCGGCAACCAGAAGAGCAAGACGTTTAGAAGAGATTCTTCGTCAACTAGGATATAGGGATGTCATAGATGAGTAA
- a CDS encoding PAP/fibrillin family protein — protein MSKKTELLNLLVPLDRGLKVSTNALEQVLSIVSALEKENPNPTPTSDPQLLQGNWRMLFTTSRSLLVFGRLPLSSLGGVYQYIDTDRQQVYNVAEIRSLPLFDSIVSVVADFTILSEKRIGVQFTRSIVGLQTLLGYQNVDRFIEQLQSGTRLVALDTPITRRGNSWVDVTYIDDDLRITRGNEGNIFILQRV, from the coding sequence ATGAGTAAAAAGACTGAGCTACTCAACCTACTGGTTCCCCTCGATCGGGGTTTGAAAGTCAGCACCAATGCACTGGAGCAAGTATTATCGATCGTTTCTGCGTTGGAAAAGGAGAATCCCAACCCTACACCTACTTCTGATCCTCAGCTGTTACAGGGGAATTGGCGGATGTTATTTACCACCAGTCGATCGCTTTTAGTCTTTGGTCGTTTGCCCCTGAGTAGTTTGGGGGGTGTTTATCAATACATTGATACCGATCGCCAGCAGGTTTACAATGTTGCCGAGATCAGAAGCCTACCGTTGTTTGACAGTATAGTCAGTGTTGTAGCTGATTTTACCATCTTGTCGGAAAAGAGAATTGGCGTGCAGTTCACTCGCTCGATCGTTGGTTTGCAGACATTACTTGGTTATCAGAATGTCGATCGGTTTATAGAGCAACTGCAGTCTGGGACTAGGTTAGTGGCATTGGATACGCCAATTACTCGCCGTGGTAATTCCTGGGTAGATGTCACCTACATCGACGATGACTTGCGCATCACCAGGGGCAATGAAGGGAATATCTTTATTTTACAGCGGGTTTAA
- a CDS encoding aspartate ammonia-lyase: MPNYRTETDSMGSRSLPDSVYYGIQTVRALENFPISGIKPLPLFVDACVYIKKAAARVNGQLGCIPSELAATIERVCDEILGGQLRDQFVVDIYQAGAGTSHHMNINEVIANRALELLGEAKGNYKRVSPNDHVNYGQSTNDVIPTAIRLGALLSLDRFLYPGLAACISQLQQKGEEFATIVKAGRTHLQDAVPVRLGDEFSAYSVILAKHHDRVKQATTDLLEIGLGGSAAGTGLNNHPDYPRRVAEELGRLTGYPIRSADNLMAAMQSMSPFVSLAGALRNLAQDVSKIANDLRLMDSGPKTGLKEIQLPPVQPGSSIMPGKYNPVIAEMTNMVCFQVMGLDTAILLAAQAGQLELNVMMPLIAYDLLHMIQILGNCLQVLADRCIAGIEANPQRCLEYAEGTLSLVTALNPYLGYLQCASLAKESLQTGKSFRQLILEKQLLPAEQLEQVLDLLKMSRPHD; encoded by the coding sequence GTGCCCAACTACCGCACGGAAACCGATTCCATGGGATCACGCTCTCTTCCTGACTCTGTTTATTACGGTATTCAGACAGTCAGGGCGTTGGAAAATTTTCCCATTAGTGGGATCAAGCCTCTACCTTTATTTGTCGATGCCTGTGTGTATATCAAAAAGGCGGCAGCGCGGGTTAATGGGCAGCTGGGTTGTATCCCAAGTGAACTGGCAGCCACGATCGAGCGGGTCTGTGATGAAATCCTGGGGGGACAGTTGCGGGATCAGTTTGTAGTGGACATCTATCAAGCGGGGGCGGGCACTTCCCATCACATGAACATCAACGAGGTGATTGCTAACCGTGCCTTAGAACTATTGGGGGAAGCCAAGGGCAACTATAAGAGAGTCAGTCCCAATGATCATGTCAACTACGGTCAATCCACCAACGACGTGATCCCCACTGCCATTCGTTTAGGGGCGTTGTTGAGTCTCGATCGGTTTCTCTACCCTGGTCTCGCTGCTTGTATCAGCCAATTGCAACAAAAAGGAGAAGAATTCGCCACAATTGTCAAGGCGGGTCGCACTCACTTACAAGATGCTGTCCCTGTACGCCTAGGAGATGAATTTTCCGCCTACAGTGTGATCCTGGCAAAACATCACGATCGGGTCAAACAAGCCACCACGGATTTACTGGAAATTGGTCTGGGGGGCAGTGCCGCGGGCACAGGGTTGAACAACCATCCCGATTATCCACGTCGTGTGGCAGAAGAGTTGGGACGGTTGACCGGTTATCCCATCCGATCGGCAGATAATTTGATGGCAGCGATGCAGAGTATGTCACCCTTTGTCAGCCTAGCGGGAGCGTTACGCAACCTGGCGCAGGATGTCAGTAAGATTGCTAATGATCTCCGTTTGATGGACTCTGGACCGAAAACAGGCTTGAAAGAGATTCAGTTGCCACCCGTACAGCCTGGTTCTTCCATTATGCCAGGAAAATACAATCCCGTTATCGCAGAGATGACAAACATGGTCTGTTTTCAGGTGATGGGCTTAGATACAGCTATTCTCCTGGCAGCCCAGGCAGGGCAGTTGGAATTAAACGTGATGATGCCCTTGATTGCCTATGATTTGTTACACATGATTCAAATTCTGGGGAATTGTTTGCAAGTGTTAGCCGATCGGTGCATAGCGGGGATCGAAGCCAACCCCCAACGATGTTTAGAGTACGCTGAGGGTACTCTTTCCCTTGTTACTGCTCTTAATCCCTATCTGGGTTATTTACAATGTGCCTCCCTCGCCAAAGAATCCTTACAAACAGGGAAATCTTTTCGTCAATTAATTTTAGAAAAACAACTACTGCCCGCTGAACAACTAGAACAGGTTTTAGACTTACTCAAGATGAGTCGTCCCCACGATTAA